The genome window CTTCGTCCACCCGGACGACCTCGCGGAGCTGGGCTTCACGAACGGCGACTCCGTCGACCTGGTCTCCGTCGCGCCTGACGGCGAGCGCCGTCTCAGGTCCAGGCAGGTGGTCGCCTACCCGACGAGTCGCGGCTGTGCGGCGACGTACTTCCCCGAGGCGAACATCCTCGTGCCGCTCGACGCGACCGCGGACGAGTCGGGCACGCCGACCTCCAAGTCCGTCGTCGTCCGGCTCGAGCCGGCGAAGGTCTCCGCCGCCGTCGGCTGAGGCCCTACCTGCGCTTCGCGGCCTCGGAGTCGGGGAACATCCGGCTCACCTGGGCCACCACCGCCTCGAACGTGTTCGGGATGAACACCTCGGCGAGCTGCCCCACGCGCCCGACGGCGGTCTGCACCGTCAACGGTCGGCGCTCAAGTGCGTCCATCACCATCGCGGTGGCCTCCTCGACGGTGTAGCCCTTGCCTCGGTAGACCTTCGTCGGCGCGGTCATCGGCGTCTGCACCAGGCTCATCCGCACGTTGGTGAAGGTGACGTTGTCGCCCCGCGTCTCGCGCGCCACGACGCGCGACCACGTGTCGAGGGCGGTCTTGGAGGCGATGTAGGCGCTGAACTTCGGCGCCTTGAGCGTCACGCCCCAGGTCACGATGTTGACCACGTGCCCGAAGTGCCGCTCGCGCATGCCGGGCAGGAGGCCCATCGTCAGCCGCACCGGCCCGAAGTAGTTGATCGCCATCGTCCGCTCGACGTCATGGAAGCGGTCGTAGGAGAGCTCGATCGAGCGCCGGATCGATCGACCGGCGTTGTTGACCAGGTAGTCGACGCCGCCCTGCTCGGTGTTCACCTGCTTCACCAGCGCATCGACCGCCTCCGCGTCGGTGAGGTCGAGCGCGTACGTCGTCGCCGACCCGCCCTTCTCCCGGATCTCGGCTGCGACCCGCTCCAGCTCGTCCGCGCGGCGGGCGACCAACAGGACCTGCGCGCCCCTCGCGGCACACGCGATCGCCACCGCCTCGCCGATCCCGGAGCTCGCCCCGGTGACAAGCACGACCCGACCCTCGAGCGGACTGCGATGGGGGAGGAAGGGGAGCGGGAGGCGCGGAAGCATGCGCCCAATCTAGCGAGATTCCCTGGTTGGGGGTTGCGGCCGCTTGGCGTCGCTGATAGGATCGGCGAAA of Nocardioides sp. Kera G14 contains these proteins:
- a CDS encoding SDR family NAD(P)-dependent oxidoreductase; translation: MLPRLPLPFLPHRSPLEGRVVLVTGASSGIGEAVAIACAARGAQVLLVARRADELERVAAEIREKGGSATTYALDLTDAEAVDALVKQVNTEQGGVDYLVNNAGRSIRRSIELSYDRFHDVERTMAINYFGPVRLTMGLLPGMRERHFGHVVNIVTWGVTLKAPKFSAYIASKTALDTWSRVVARETRGDNVTFTNVRMSLVQTPMTAPTKVYRGKGYTVEEATAMVMDALERRPLTVQTAVGRVGQLAEVFIPNTFEAVVAQVSRMFPDSEAAKRR